From a region of the Drosophila yakuba strain Tai18E2 unplaced genomic scaffold, Prin_Dyak_Tai18E2_2.1 Segkk4_quiver_pilon_scaf, whole genome shotgun sequence genome:
- the LOC26535151 gene encoding piezo-type mechanosensitive ion channel component, whose protein sequence is MAELLLFIIIRIFLPFTLILVTWIRPVGLSYLYLVSFFLSPWLLQTNSLKQRTFLKVFIIFLCVLSTSCIVGHIIFNLINLFFVDLSSKKSFSFILRQCGFLYFKGLSIVSIAHWILPDVFVLLNTIVFFICSKIKYKRQKKVFQNDDDVLYKKSKESKGALKVAEINRILIIVYIQSVLKTSLIFSLMVLYFAATLRPSLPGSLYFCMFIIAGSYWALYRQRKMYYAVIFMVVALLVHITCIFAYQLPILQSSINCDKLWTRLMGMEILFRLFKDNKNGKIMELNAKLNLDSYLSPIALMLAYFATTLSLINRSQCEITFNTIRMNLGPKTNNIYSNKQPPNEENDEILIDTKPSILEQFFYILCELTSFVYQNSYILLNIIMMVIYLFLFIFFLLMYIVTQQVTLIYSLLNSKNFLFNFSYNAFLSTYHLLYNIFDIDFNYKCYLIILKPTQRVALCLKYRPNRL, encoded by the exons ATGGCCGAGcttcttttgtttataataattcgtatttttttgccatttacaTTAATCCTTG tAACATGGATACGACCAGTTGGCCTATCCTATTTATATCtagtttcgttttttttatcACCATGGCTGCTGCAAACTAATAGCTTAAAACAGCGAACCTTCTTAAAAGTgtttataatatttctttgtgtTTTAAGTACTTCTTGCATTGTCGGccacattatttttaatttgataaatCTATTTTTTGTTGATCTAAGCtcaaaaaaatcattttcatttatctTACGTCAATGTGGATTTCTATATTTTAAAGGCTTAAG taTTGTTTCTATTGCCCACTGGATACTTCCCGATGTTTTCGTTCTGCTAAAtactattgttttttttatttgctctaaaattaaatataaaaggcAAAAGAAAGTTTTTCAAAATGACGACGATGTGCTTTACAAAAAGAGTAAGGAATCAAAAGGTGCTTTAAAAGTTGCTGAGATAAATCGAATTTTGATCATTGTTTATATTCAATCGGTACTAAAGACAT CTCTTATTTTTTCTCTTATGGTGCTTTACTTTGCTGCAACCTTAAGACCTTCACTGCCAGGAAGCCTATACTTCTGTATGTTTATAATAGCTGGCTCCTATTGGGCACTTTATCGCCAACG aaaaatgtactatgctgtaatatttatggttgTGGCGCTATTAGTACATATAACATGTATATTTGCTTATCAATTGCCAATTTTGCAAAGCTCAATTAATTGTGATAAACTTTGGACCAG GCtaatgggaatggaaattttATTTCGCCTTTTTAAAgataataaaaatggaaaaataatgGAGTTAAATGCTAAACTAAATTTGGATTCATATTTAAGCCCTATTGCTTTAATGTTGGCTTACTTTGCAACAACGCTAAGCCTTATAAACCGTTCACAATGCGAGATAACATTCAATACGATTCGAATGAATTTAGGACCCAAAAcgaataatatatattctaaTAAACAACCTCCAAATGAGGAAAATGATGAAATATTGATTGACACGAAACCTTCAATTCTGGAACAATTCTTTTATATACTTTGTGAACTTACATCATTTGTTTACCAAAATAGCTACATATTACTTAATATCATAATGATGGTAATTTacctatttttatttatatttttcttactTATGTACATCGTAACACAACAAGTCACATTGATTTATTCACTTCTAAATTCTAAGAATTTCCTCTTTAACTTTTCATACAATGCATTTCTTAGTACTTACCATTTATTATACAATATTTTTGATAtcgattttaattataaatgttacttaattattttaaaaccaaCGCAAAGGGTTGCACTCTGTTTAAAGTACCGGCCGAACAGATTATGA